The Candidatus Anoxymicrobium japonicum genome includes the window TGTCCTATCCTGTTAACCGGCCTTATGGCAATCAACCGCGTGCTTAGAATGCGCCCCACGCTTTTGGGAGTCGATAAGCGTGGCACAGGATTTTGCACTATCAAATATGCGATAGCGCCCGGATCCTCCGCTCCATAAATACGCCGTCAAGTGTCAGTGGACACGAAAAGGCATAATGGGGTCAAACCAAAATATGCGTTTTGTAACAAATAAATGATGGGAGCGCCCATAAAAACGCATATTTTGGTTTGACCCCATTATGCCTTTTCTTCGGAGATACGATCCAGGCCTTCTTTGATCGCATGCGCCCGGCGCTCACCGACCCCGTCGACCTCATCCAGCAAAGCGGGAGAAGCGGTCATTATGTTCTTGAGGTTATCAAACCTGGCCACGACCCTGTCAATTACACTTGAGGGCACGCGCGGTATCATCGAGAGCACGCGATAGCCACGCGTGCGCACGAGCTTGTTCATCAACTCGATGGAACTACGAAAGCCCAGCGCTCTCGCTACTGTCAGGTCATCCATGAACTCATCTCCCGTGAGGGTCTCCAGCTCTCTTGCGATGGACGCCGAGTCCCGTCCGTCGCGCTGGATCAGATAGTCCTTGATCAGAAGCTTCTGGGACTCCTCGACGCCCGCCATGAGCTCGTTCAACTGCAGGCTTGCGAGCCTCCCATCTTTTCCAAGCTCGCTTACCTGAAACCGCACCTCGTCGGCAATGCGCGTGACCATCTCGTTGCGTTGTACAACCTTGATCACGTCGCGCAGCATGACCATGCCCTCGATTTCCAGTGTGTTGAGATGGCCATATTCCTTGTCGAGGCGCGCCCTGTAGCGGCTCAAGGTTTGCAACGCCTGATCCGCCTTCGCGAGCACGAGCGGGATGTTCTCGAGAGTAAAGTGATCATCCCCGACGTAAATAGAGACCGTGTTCATCTTCTCAGAAATCGCTATCACAAACGCGTTCCCGTGCCCTCGGGCGACGCGCTCGGCGGTGCGGTGACGCATCCCGGCTTCGTGTGTCGGGATCGACGCATCCGGCACGAGATGGACATTCGCGAAGTGGATGCTTTTGAGGTCGTCAGACAGGATAACCGCCCCGTCCATCTTCGCCAGCTCGAAAAGCCTGGGAGCGCTAAACTCTATGTTGATTTTGAACCCGCCTGACATGATATGGCGTAACTCGGTTATGCCTCCGACGACGACGAGCGCTCCAGAGTGCACCCGGAGTATCCGGTCGATAGCCTCTCGAAGTTCAGTGCCGGGTGAGACTTTCTCCAGGATCTCGATAAGCTTGCCTTGCCTCTGCTTCGCGGTGTCCATTCTCACATCCATCCTCCTGATAAAACGCAACACCGGGGTCAGGCCCCTTTGTTGCGTTTTAGCGGTAGACGGAAAGGTAGACGGTGCCTGACCCCTGATTTGGTTAGTCTACTTGTTCGCGCCGACAGGGGTGGCGACTTCCGCGTTCTCGCGGATCTCGAAGTCGAGCTTTCCGTCCTTTTCGTCGACCGCGATAACATGGCCGCCTGTAAAAGTACCACGCAATATCGCTTCGGATATCGGGTTTTCGATGAGCCTGGTTATAGCGCGCCGGAGCGGCCTCGCCCCCATTGACGGGTCAAACCCCTCCCTGACAAGCATGTCCTTGGCGGCCTCGGTTATCTCGATCCCGATGTCCTGCTCGCCAAGTTGATCGCGCACCCTGTCGAGCAGCAGGTCGGCGATTACCTTGACCTCGTCAGTGCTCAGTTCATTGAAGACTATGACATCGTCGATGCGGTTGAGAAGCTCAGGGCGGAACGTGCGCTTGAGCTCGCTCATAACCTTCTCCTTCATATCGAAGTAAGACATCGACCCTTCGCCTCCGGGCTGGAAGCCCATCGGCGCGGCCTTGTGTGTCTCCGCGGTGCCAAGGTTGGACGTCATTATGACGATCGTGTTGCGAAAGTCCACCTGGTGGCCGTGCGTATCGGTCAGCCTGCCGTCCTCGAGAATTTGAAGGAGCACGTTGAACACGTCGTAGTGCGCTTTCTCTATCTCGTCGAGCAACACCACGGAGAACGGGCGCCTGCGCACGGCCTCGGTTAGTTGCCCACCTTCTTCATGTCCAACATAACCTGGCGGAGAGCCGACCAGTCGCGAGACACTGTGCTTCTCCATATACTCGGACATATCGATCTGAATCAGCGCGTCTTCGTTGCCAAACAGGAAATTAGCGAGCGTGCGCGCCAGCTCGGTCTTGCCTACCCCTGACGGTCCCAGGAAGATGAACGAGCCACCAGGCCGGCGTGGATCCTTGAGGCCGGCGCGGGTGCGTCGTATCGCCTGAGAGATGGCGACGACAGCCTCTTCCTGGCTCACGACCCGCTTGTGAAGCTCTTCCTCCATACGAAGAAGCTTCTCGCTCTCCGCTTCGGTAAGCTGGTAGACAGGGATGCCCGTCCAGGAGGAAAGGATCTCGGTTATGTCATCGGCGGTCACCTGGAGCTTGTGGCTCAAGTGCGGCGCCTTCCAGTCTTTCTCTTTACCCGCGATCTCGAGGATGGTGGCCTGCTCCCTGTCGCGCATGCTCGCGGCCTTCTCGAAATCTTGCGTGGCAATCGCTGCCTGCTTCTCCTGGCGCAACTTCGCAAGGACATCCTCCTGCTCCCTTACGTCCGGAGGAGCTGTCGTAGCGCGCATGCGGAGCCTGCTCGCGGCTTCGTCGATAAGGTCTATCGCCTTGTCGGGCAGGAACCTGTCGGATATGTATCGGTGCGCGAGTCTCGCGGCCGCGATCAATGCCCCATCAGTTATCTGGAGCTTGTGATGCTCCTCATAACGGTCGCGCAAGCCCCTGAGCATGTCAACTGTGTGCTCGACTGTCGGTTCCTCGACCGTTATCGGCTGGAACCGGCGCTCAAGGGCGGCATCACGCTCGAGGTGCTTGCGGTACTCGTCCATTGTTGTCGCGCCTATTGTCTGAAGCTCTCCTCGCGCCAGCGCCGGTTTCAGGATGCTGGCGGCGTCTATCGCGCCCTCGGCGGCACCTGCCCCGACCAGATTATGCAACTCATCGATGAACAGAATGATGTCCCCGCGGCCGCGGATCTCCTTGATGACTTTTTTAAGACGCTCCTCGAAATCGCCCCTGTAACGCGAGCCGGCCACAAGCGTGCCGAGGTCGAGCGTGTACAGTTGTTTGCCGCGCAGCATCTCGGGAACCTCGTTCGATATCAGGCACTGGGCAAATCCCTCGACTATAGCGGTCTTCCCGACGCCCGGCTCGCCGATCAGCACGGGGTTGTTCTTGGTGCGGCGGGAGAGCACCTGCATGACCCGTTCAATTTCTTTCTCGCGTCCGATGACCGGGTCGAGCTTGTTCTGCGTCGCGAGCTCAGTAAGGTTGCGGCCAAACTGATCGAGCATCAGGGGACCCGCCGCGCCTTCGCCGCCCGCCGGCTCGCCCGCGGCAGACCCGCTGGCCAGACCCTTGAGCACTTGATTGCGCAGGCGCTCGAGATCGACGCCAAGCTTGACGAGGCCCTTTGCCGCTACCCCTTCCCCCTCGCGAATGAGCCCGAGCAGGATGTGCTCGGTGCCGATATAGTTGTGGCCCAGCTGGAGCGCCTCGCGTAACGAAAGCTCGAGCACCTTCTTGGCTCGCGGCGTGAACGGGATGTGGCCGCTTGGAGAACTCGATCCTCTCCCGATGACCTCGACAATCTGGCTGCGAACGGCTTCGAGGTCAACATGGAAAGCCTCGAGCGACTTCGCGGCAATCCCCTCCCTCTCCTGGATGAGACCGAGAAGAAGATGCTCTGTCCCGATGTAATTATGGTTGAGCTTTCTGGCCTCTTCCTGAGCCAGAACCACAACCCGTCTGGCGCTATCTGAAAACCTTTGAAACAACTCTTTTTCCTCCCACTTCCCTGTTATAATAAATGCAATAAACCGTCTATGCGAGCAGCGAGCGCATCTTCACAAGTCCAGTATCCGGCGAAGCTGGACGGCCCTCTCCCTGTCAATGTCTACCTCGACGGTCTCCGCGCCGAGAAGCTCCAGCAAGTGGTAAGAGCCTATCTCCATCCCAACAGACAAAGGATTGAAATCGCCCACGGGGAGAACTCCCGTGTCGACCCCAAGCTTCATCAGGGAGATAAGTTCCAGCGCTTCATAGTAACAGACACGCCGGCATCGCTCTACCACTCCCAGAGCCCTGTGCGCCCGATCCGCCAGATCGAGGGAATCCTCCCTTATCATCATTTTTCTGGCCGTTTTCTCATTGTCCGCCACCTGACGCGCAATCATGTCCATGTTCGTTGTTATAAACTCCTCCGTGCGCCCGAGTGTTTGCCTGTTCGCTATCTGAAAAAGGTTCCCGGCCACACCGGCCCTTTCTCCATCCATCCCCCTGACGTAGATGCCCGCCTGGCTCAAGGCGGAGATTGTCTTGCCTATCTCGCCGGTGATCACCAGTGCCGGCAGGTGCAAGATAGCCGACACCTCGAGGCCGGTGCCCACGTTGCCTGGATACGAGGTCAGGTATCCGACCCGTTGATCGAAGCAATACTTGACTTCGCTCTCTATTCTATTATCAATGTCATCGGCAGTGGCGTAGACCTTCATGAACTGCGCGCCCGGAAGTACCGTCTGTATGCGCGCGTGGTCTTCTTCATTGACCACCACGCTCCGGCCGTCGTCCGGGCCCAATGTCACGGCCCGGCCCTGGCGGCGGTTCGAGAAAGACACGTCTGTCAAGCGCTCCTCGGCCATCATCTCGAGCTGGTTACGTGAAAGCTCCTCCGCCAGGCGCATTTCCCAGTCCTTGTCATGGGCAACGCGGCGCGACACGGCCTCGAAAATCATTCCCCTGGCCCTCATCAGATCTTCTTCCCCGGCCTCCACAGGGAATGGCAACCCATCGATATTGCGGATCAACCGGGCGCGGCATGACAGAACAAAGGGATATTCCGGTCCCTGCTCTCTCAACCATTGCGCGCCGGCTTTGCGCGCCTTATTTTGCGCCACTGTCTTTGTCCATATCGAGCTCGCCTTTTATCTTTTTTATCTTGTCCCGGGCAGCGGCCGCGGCCTCGTACTCCTCCTGCGTTACCTGCCTCTCCAGGTGATGCTCGAGCTCCAACAGGCGCTTGCGCAACCGCGCGCTCTTTGAGGCCTTCCCCGGAATCTTTCCAACGTGCTCAGTCGCCCCCTGAAATTCGAGCAACACTTTATCCAGCAACTCCCTGAAAGCCTCATAGCAGTGCGAGCAGCCAAGAAATCCCATTTTTTGAAAGTCGTTAAACGAAGTCCCGCAAGTCTCACAGGTTATGATGGCCGACGATAGCGCGTCCTCGGCCACAGGCTCGTCCATCTCCCGCGCTCCGGACAGGATATGTGGGAGAACGGCAAACAGGTTCGCGGCCTCGGCCGTTTCCTCTATCCGGTTGGCGCACTTCTCGCAAAACTGCGCCTTCGAGATTTCGTTTGAGGATATCCTGGTGAGAAAGACTGTGGCTATGTTCCTTTTACATTCGTCGCAGAAGATGTTCATTGCGTCCGTTCCCCGTGGGCGTCCAATTATTTCGCTTGGCTGGCAATACAATGTTTACCGGAGCGGTTCTGGTGGATCCGTCAGTGCATCAACAGGCCACTCCTCGTGAATCTATTCGACATGTGTTTGAGATGACCTACCGTGCCGGGGGCGCAGATGTGGGAAGATGATGACGTCTCGTATATTCTGGCGCCCGGTCGCCAGCATGGCCAGCCTGTCAATGCCCACCCCGAGACCTCCCGCGGGCGGCATACCGTACTCGAGCGCCACGAGAAACTCCTCGTCTGAGGGCTGCGCCCCCTCATCCCCGGCGGCTCGTTTGAGGGCCTGCGCCTCGAAGCGCGCGCGTTGATCCACGGGATCGGTCAGTTCGGAGAACGCGTTCGCGATCTCATGACCGGCAACGAGTATCTCAAACCTTTCGGTAAAGCCCGGGGAGCTTAGGTTCTTGCGCGCCAGCGGCGACACTTCCTCCGGGTAGTCGAGAACAAACGTGGGCTGGATGAGCAGCGGTTCGACGAGTTTCTCGTAGAGCTCATTGATTATCCAACCGGGTCCCGCGGTTGACGGAACCTCGATGTCGCGCTCCGCGGCCAGCGCCTTGAGCCGCGAAGCGTCGGTCGTAATGTCAAGCTCGAGCCCGGCGAACTCTGACAGAGCTTCAAGCATGGTCACTTTTTTCCATGGCGGCGCAAGCGATATTTTCATGCCGGCGAACTCGAACTCGCTCGAGCCGTGTACCGCGACTATCGCCCTGGTTATCAGCTCCTGAAGGAACTCCATCAGATACCGGTAGTCGACAAAAGCCTGGTATGCCTCGAGCATCGTGAACTCCGGATTGTGGAGAGCGCTTATGCCCTCGTTGCGGAAGTTCCGGTTGAGCTCGTAGACCTTGTCGTATCCACCGACCAGCAACCGCTTGAGGTAGAGCTCGGGGGCGATCCGCATGTAGAGGTCCATCCCCAGGGCATTATGGTACGTCACGAATGGGCGCGCGGTGGCCCCCCCGGGGATTGGCTGAAGCATAGGCGTCTCTACTTCAACGAAACCCCGCTCGTCGAAGAAACGCCTGATCTCTTTGATCATTCTGGCGCGCGATTCGAGCACCCACCGCGCCTCCGGATTCATTAACAGATCAAGGTATCGCTGGCGGTAGCGCTGCTCACGATCCTTGAGCCCATGCCACTTCTCAGGGAGCGGGCGCAGTGACTTGGAGAGAAGCTCAAAAGAGTGCACCGCGATAGTGAGCTCACCACGGCGAGAGCGCACGACTTCTCCTGTCGCTCCTGTCCAGTCACCCATGTCGAGGTCTCCGAACAGAGCATAAGAGTCTTCGCCCACAACATCCTGCCGGAGCATCAGTTGTATCTTGCCGCTCGAGTCCTGAAGATCGGCGAACGTGGCCTTGCCGTGCTCACGCCGTCCAATCAGGCGTCCCGCGACAACAACGTTCTTGCCGGATGCGCTACCGGGATCGATGGACGCGAACTCGCTCGCGAGGTTCGCGGCATGTACGATATCGCCGGGTTTGCCGTAGAACGGCTTATAGGCCTCGCCACCCGCGTCCAATATCTTCTGCAGCTTGGCGCGCCTCACGCGCTGGAGCTCGTTTTCTTCCACCGGATGTTTCCCCTTTGGGGTCAGGTCTTTTTTCTAAAAAGTCGGTACGCGTTATCCGGGTTGAAGGCCAGCGACTTTAAAAAAAGACCTGACCCCAAAGTTAAATGTTACTTCTTGATAGTAAGCACACGATACTTCTTCTCACCGGCGGGCGCGGACACGCGCGCGACGTCGCCTACCTTCAAGCCCATCAACGCCTGTCCCACGGGACTCTGGAACGAGATGGAATGTTCCTCGGCGTTAGCCTCGGCCGAGCCCACGATGCGATACCGCTGCGACTTCTTGCCCGAGCTCACCTGCTTGATCTCAACCATAGAGCCGATGCCGACCTCTTTGGTTTTCACCTGCCTGCGGGATATTACTTTCGCATTCGCCAGTATGGTTTCTATCGTATCGATGCGGTACTCGATTCGCGCCTGTTCGTTCTTTGCGTCATCGTACTCCGAGTTCTCCGTGATATCACCGTAGCTGATAGCTTGCTTGAGACGTTCGGCAATTTCGTTCCGCTTGACGTTCTTGAGCTTATTCAGCTCCTCATTGAGCTTGTTGTGCCCTTCTTCCGTGAGGATAACCTCATCCTTGTTCTCGGTATTGATCAGTTCCATTTGCCTCCCCTTGAGTAAGAAACAACTACTTGCGCATGAGAGTCGGGATTGCCTGAATATTGGGCTGTATTATATGCATGGCGTCGTGTGTTTGCAACGGGCTGAAGTGCGTCAACGAGCCAGAACGACCGTGTTGCGATCCATCTGCTTGGCGGCATAGAGGGCAATATCAGCCTGGCGAACGAGTTCTGATTCCTCGGCGGCGTTCTCGGGGAACGCGGCGACGCCGGCGCTTATGGTGAGAGCGCTGCCCAAAACTTTTTTCTCTTCCGAGAGACAAAAGTCGAATACCTCTCGGCGTATCTTCTCCGCCGCTATCCCGGCATCGACAGCATTTGTCTCAGGGAGCACCGCGCAGAATTCATCCCCGCCATAACGGAAGACCTTGTCAACGTCTCTTGTGGCGCCATCGATTATAGACGCTATTCGCGAGAGGGCAATGTCGCCTTGCTGGTGGCCGAGCGTGTCGTTGAACTCCTTGAAGTTGTCAACATCCATCATGATAAAGGACACCGACCTTCCGTATCGCTTCGCCCGGCTGACTTCTTCGCGCAACACGGCCTCGAGACGTCTCACGTTGAAGACCCCGGTCAACGGATCGGTCACGGCGAGGCGGTTGATCTCCTCGAACAGTAAAGCACGCTGGATAGCAATGCCTATCTGATCGGCGACCGCCATGGCGAGCTGCTGATCCTTCTCGTCAAACGCGCAGGGACGCTCGCTGCGCACGTGAAGCACGCCCAGAGTCTTGCCCTCCGCCTGGATACCCACACAAATCGTTGATCCCTGGCCGATCTTCTCGAGTGTGCGACACTCTACTCTGGTCTGTGAAAGGTCGTCAATTTCAATAAGCCTGTCCTCGGAGACGGTCCAACACTCCTGAACTAATGGGTAGGGAGGCGTGGAAAGCTTGTCGAGAATCTCCTCTGAGTAGCCGAAGGACTCCATGTAGCGCAGATATCCTTCAGTCTCATCTACACGGTAGATAAGGCCCGAGTCGCAGTCGAACAGGTGCCGCACCGTGTCGAGCGCCAGCCTCATCACCTTTTTGAGGTCAGCGGTGGATCCGATGGCGTTCGCCAGTTGAATGAGACTCGCCATCTGCGCCGCGTCGGATTTGATGTGTTCGTGAAGGCGGGCATTCATTACGGCGAGCGCCGTCTCGCCGGCAAGCGCGGCCAGCAGAGACGCATGAGATTCATCGTAGCGCCCGCGCGCGGGATCCGTGCAGCAGAGGAGGCCCGACAGGTTGCCGCGCGTGAAGACAGGCGCGACAAGTAGCGTGCCCCTGGCGCGCAGGAACGCGGGGAAGATGTCGGCGCCGCCGGATTCTCTCGCCTGGAGCGCGGGTGGCCTTGCGGCCAGATCGTACATTTCCTCGAACCGCGCAACCACGACATCGTCCCCGGCGGGAAAATCACGCCTTGCCGTTCCGCAAGCGTCAACCGACATCACGGGGGCGAGCGTGTCTTTGCCATCCTCCACAAGAAACACGGCGCAGCCGGCCGATTCTGTCTCGTGAATGGCCAGTTTGCAGGCGTTCTCGAGCGCGCTCCCCATGTCAAGGCTTGAAGATAGT containing:
- a CDS encoding transcription elongation factor GreA is translated as MELINTENKDEVILTEEGHNKLNEELNKLKNVKRNEIAERLKQAISYGDITENSEYDDAKNEQARIEYRIDTIETILANAKVISRRQVKTKEVGIGSMVEIKQVSSGKKSQRYRIVGSAEANAEEHSISFQSPVGQALMGLKVGDVARVSAPAGEKKYRVLTIKK
- the lysS gene encoding lysine--tRNA ligase; protein product: MTPKGKHPVEENELQRVRRAKLQKILDAGGEAYKPFYGKPGDIVHAANLASEFASIDPGSASGKNVVVAGRLIGRREHGKATFADLQDSSGKIQLMLRQDVVGEDSYALFGDLDMGDWTGATGEVVRSRRGELTIAVHSFELLSKSLRPLPEKWHGLKDREQRYRQRYLDLLMNPEARWVLESRARMIKEIRRFFDERGFVEVETPMLQPIPGGATARPFVTYHNALGMDLYMRIAPELYLKRLLVGGYDKVYELNRNFRNEGISALHNPEFTMLEAYQAFVDYRYLMEFLQELITRAIVAVHGSSEFEFAGMKISLAPPWKKVTMLEALSEFAGLELDITTDASRLKALAAERDIEVPSTAGPGWIINELYEKLVEPLLIQPTFVLDYPEEVSPLARKNLSSPGFTERFEILVAGHEIANAFSELTDPVDQRARFEAQALKRAAGDEGAQPSDEEFLVALEYGMPPAGGLGVGIDRLAMLATGRQNIRDVIIFPHLRPRHGRSSQTHVE
- a CDS encoding DNA integrity scanning protein DisA, with amino-acid sequence MDVRMDTAKQRQGKLIEILEKVSPGTELREAIDRILRVHSGALVVVGGITELRHIMSGGFKINIEFSAPRLFELAKMDGAVILSDDLKSIHFANVHLVPDASIPTHEAGMRHRTAERVARGHGNAFVIAISEKMNTVSIYVGDDHFTLENIPLVLAKADQALQTLSRYRARLDKEYGHLNTLEIEGMVMLRDVIKVVQRNEMVTRIADEVRFQVSELGKDGRLASLQLNELMAGVEESQKLLIKDYLIQRDGRDSASIARELETLTGDEFMDDLTVARALGFRSSIELMNKLVRTRGYRVLSMIPRVPSSVIDRVVARFDNLKNIMTASPALLDEVDGVGERRAHAIKEGLDRISEEKA
- a CDS encoding NDP-hexose 4-ketoreductase, with product MFQRFSDSARRVVVLAQEEARKLNHNYIGTEHLLLGLIQEREGIAAKSLEAFHVDLEAVRSQIVEVIGRGSSSPSGHIPFTPRAKKVLELSLREALQLGHNYIGTEHILLGLIREGEGVAAKGLVKLGVDLERLRNQVLKGLASGSAAGEPAGGEGAAGPLMLDQFGRNLTELATQNKLDPVIGREKEIERVMQVLSRRTKNNPVLIGEPGVGKTAIVEGFAQCLISNEVPEMLRGKQLYTLDLGTLVAGSRYRGDFEERLKKVIKEIRGRGDIILFIDELHNLVGAGAAEGAIDAASILKPALARGELQTIGATTMDEYRKHLERDAALERRFQPITVEEPTVEHTVDMLRGLRDRYEEHHKLQITDGALIAAARLAHRYISDRFLPDKAIDLIDEAASRLRMRATTAPPDVREQEDVLAKLRQEKQAAIATQDFEKAASMRDREQATILEIAGKEKDWKAPHLSHKLQVTADDITEILSSWTGIPVYQLTEAESEKLLRMEEELHKRVVSQEEAVVAISQAIRRTRAGLKDPRRPGGSFIFLGPSGVGKTELARTLANFLFGNEDALIQIDMSEYMEKHSVSRLVGSPPGYVGHEEGGQLTEAVRRRPFSVVLLDEIEKAHYDVFNVLLQILEDGRLTDTHGHQVDFRNTIVIMTSNLGTAETHKAAPMGFQPGGEGSMSYFDMKEKVMSELKRTFRPELLNRIDDVIVFNELSTDEVKVIADLLLDRVRDQLGEQDIGIEITEAAKDMLVREGFDPSMGARPLRRAITRLIENPISEAILRGTFTGGHVIAVDEKDGKLDFEIRENAEVATPVGANK